CTGTAGTTAATTAGTGAGGTTTTTGTAATATTGGTCATTGCATTATTGTTGATTGTATTCtagaggttttattcatttggtATGTTTGATTGTCgtgtatgttttgttgttgcagagaatCTGGGAGATATTGTTTATGGTTCCATTTATCTTTTGGcttggtgtttatttccaggtggtattttagttttgatgATGGTTTGAGGCATTATGGGTTTATTGAGTTAGGaatcatttttttgttgttgttaattgaagtttttttttttttttttttttttttttttttttttttttgtagtttgatgtatttggttgctggtttttattcgttttatttttgggaacatGGTTGTTtatatggtggatttttttcggtagttattttatttgggtggtgatttttttgtttcttagtggtttagatttttttatatcggtaattggtttggtggttttttaagtttattttatagcGTATTGGGTTCTCTTTATGAGTTAGTGTTGaggtagagtttttttttttttgttttttttttttttttttagtaacgtTCAGGGTCTGTTGTAGGGTTTGGAGTTTAGTAAgttagttggattttttttttctttttagtgggttttgtgatttgctgtgtgggattgtataggtttttttttcatttttgtttaatttttgtgatgtgataagaattgttagtgaaaagagtgtagtgtgggttttttttgctggtagttgGTTGGCTGGTGGAgccattctaatatttttggacGGTATGGGTGggaatttgttgctgtttgtattggcattttagttttaggtattggatcttaaatgcaaaattataactataactataatgtaagaaaacaaatctagaaatataaaaatgggaatataaaacttccattttaaatataaatagaatacatataaatagaacatgtaacataaataatattatctatCACCGTAAGATGTTCTAATGTTTGATATAGAGTATTTTATACTCTATAGAGTATTTTAGAGTATGTTTATATAAGTACATATGAATATAGATTATACATATAAATCAAATCCATAGAAAATATCAATCtagaaatgtataattaatatatgtagatagatataaaatacaaaatcatagaaattgATACAATACATAATGGATATTATACTGTATATGTCTTATTATACCACATGAcatgtcatatattttatatatctaaatatagtacatcaatatactgtaatataatatgtaagaaactataaatataaatatcaaaagcataaatagaaaaatattcaaatatagtttaaaataaaggggtttttaaaattttctatttggtagtaggcagggcttttattataaaaattaaaaatagaaataaaataaattagaaagggcttctttggtttttatttggttagaggcagggtttttattttaaaaaatatgaatatacattttattttgatataattctaaaaatagaaatagataatcaatgtataaagatagataaaaaatataaagtgtaaataaaaataagtaataggaagatatagaatataaataacaccATCCATCAATCTACATTTACAATgcaaatttcaatagaaatgcgaaaaacatagataaatttaaacacagtttagaagaaaggggtttttttttaggttttgactTGGGTAGAGGCAGGGGttttattataaacaatataaaccttttagaaatatcaatccaaatatagaaatatgtaatcaatatattaagacatgcataaaaatagaaaataaaataaactttaagtaatatgaatgaatgtaagaaattatcaaattatcattatacatcagtatacattttaaatcaaaatgtgaatataaatataaagaatataaaaataatatagattgaaatatagcttaaaaggaaagattttttattttggttcttattgggttagaggcagggtttgtttttttttttttttggtcggTGTTTTTCGGTTTCGTGCGGGATGTTTAGGGGCATTTATTGCAGAGGATGTTTTGAAGGGGGTCGCGCCTGTTCTTCTTTGCGCGCcttccccgcctgcagccccagggcgggCGGCAGTGCCGCCGCCTTGTGGCCAGAGTGCAGTAGTGCAGCCCTCGCCCGAGGTcctcccgcggccgccaccTTGGGAGTGGGTTGTCGCGGACTCGCTTGACCTTCCCAATATGGCGgcaaaaaaggcgggaaaaagGAGGACCTCGGTCTGTctactgcactgcctgcacggCACCCTGAcgccggcgccgccccgcgggATTTTTTTCGCTTTTTCCCGTGTCGTGGCCACGGATTGTGAGCTCAGCGGCTGCGCGGGCGGTCAGGTTTTGAGCGGGCGCCGACAGGCATCGGCAAAAAACGCCTCTCCCTTCCGAGGGCCTCACGCGGCCGCCATCTTGAAAGTGTCGCGGCGGCCGGGACACTCTTGACCTTCTCAATATGgcggatagaaaaaaaaaaaaaaaaaaaaaaaaaaaaaaaaaagcgcggGAAAATCGTGGTCCGCGTGCTGCACTGCCCGCGCGCCACgcaggggccgccccgccgggattTCCCGCGGCCTTGCCAGTACTGCGGACACGGGCTGTTGCCGCACTTGCGCCGCGGGCGGGTgggtttcaggcagcatttttcttttaaataagagatcgttaatattaatatcatagAGCTAGAATTTGGTtacaggcagggcttttattttaaagaacagaactatttttgcaatagaaatatagaaatgtatattaatatagctggatatataaaaagataaaatataaataaatagaagtcataggaagaagatatttaatatagaatcgAAATAACATCATGCATCAATATACATGATAAATGGGAAtgtgaaaagtataaatatgaaagatagttctagagagtttaaaagaaaaggattttggaggggttttattgggttagaggcagtgtgttttagtttgtgtgcGGGTGGTTTtgggccatttatttttcaggatttttccaaggggatcgcccctgttcttttctgcctcccttccctccgggcgagcggcagcccccggctgTGGCCGGCGGCGGTGCTGCCGCCTTGTGGACAGAGAGCGGTACTGCAGCCCCCCCCAGCCAGCGCCCTGCCCCTCGCCGCTGGGTGCCGGCTGAGGGGGAAGGACGGCTGCCGAGCGTGGGAAGGGCGAGGCGCGGGAGGGAGCGGCAAGCGGGGCGGTGTCTGTAAATagaggggaggggtgaaggagaTTCGGGAGAGCAAAGGGACCCGATGACCGAGAAGAACGGCAGCGGCgagggcggcccggcggggccgctttcggcgggcggcggaggcgcggtcgcagcgctcacgggccgggggcggcgggcggggggcgagcgGCGTCGGAACAGGGCTGCACTCCCCTTTCCCGATCCCCGCGCGCGTCCCTCTCTAGACGCTGGAAGCGACCGCGTGCCGGAAAATGCCGCCGGGGCGGCGCgcaggcggcggagcggggccccggctttccccgcccctcctgccgccatctttggaaggtcaagcgagccgtccccgtcccgccgcgtCGCTGTCTCGTCCCGCCGCgttcccgccgcctccccgtgCTTCCCCGCCGTCTCCACTCTGACACGATCCGCCCCCGTCCCGGACCCCCTccgctgcagggaaatgcaggagaacgcGAAAGCATCGGGGCAGAGCAGCCGCTGGAGGTGCCCGAGCCGTCTCCCCCTTGCCCGCAGGGCCGGAGTTGCCCACCGCCGGCAGCTGACAGGTACGCTGACAGCACGGGCGGCTCCGGCACGCTTTGCCTCGCTGTGTTCCGGTGCCGTGCTGCTGCGGGAGGACGGGGCCAGCGCTccaaaggccagagcagagcgctGGCGAATGGGAGGCGAGGAAGGCTTGGGCTAAGGATGGATTGCAACCGGGCTGCCTGTAAGTGCGCAGAGAGACCTTTGTCATCCACGCTGCCAAAAGGAGCACCTGGTACACCCTATAGGTGTGCCTTGTGTTTCacgtgttttcatttcctgtttgtgtcatcccaaaaagcagggacGGAGCAAATGGGACTGGTTCCCACTGTTGCTGGGTGAAGGCTTTTTACAGGCTGCTGTAttgatgtcatctttttttcaccccaagtttggcttttcccatgcttttcccGTAGCTGCTGcattgggtgtccccaggagggctgggttcctcagcaggggtctTAGGAGTTGCTatggattctgatttttctgaagctgtatggAAGTGTGCTAGCgaatcagctcttttctctcctgaaaagctttccatctaTGTCCACCCGTGcgtctctgtgttttaatcacGTAGGCGGACGCGCTGAGGTTCTTACTTTCTAagccaaaagctgaagcagatgaccgtttgctttgtgtgtgtgaggagtggcatttgtgctggagagctgcggtTGGGAACAAAAGATGGACTTAATGTGCTCTGGGGACGGGCACGGGAGGAAACgcacagaaaggcaaggcagtgatgattgcggaggagaaatgagaggtggTTGCTTCCGATCCGTGGGGACTTTCCTTGGGAGTGATCGATCAGAGAGCGTATGGAAGTAGAGAGCatcttctggctgcttctgttctgtaaacttctccctggcttcacaggtccgtgctggagagtgggagaagggtccctgctggctgccgtgtcctgggtgggcacagagctctgaccttGGCCAGATGGGCTGGTGAGtattgaatcaatccctgcctcCTCGTGAGCAAGTTGTTTGAAGGAGTTTGAGGCAGGGACGGCTTTTAGCCGGCTGCAGTTCggtttctttctcacaggtttcCGGGTGTTTTGATCCTGACGTCGCCAAAGCCTCAGGTTTGCTGAATTGGGGCTCCTACCTGTGTGACCCGTGAAATGTCCCGGAAGCTGATCGATGTCTTCCTGCTCCCGCTGTGttcatttgggctgtgcttcaggcttctctccctgggccctTGCCGTTGCCGTATCTCTTGGATGCCGTGCAGAACGGAATCAGGCAGCCAAGCCTCAGGTTCaccttctccctcaccctctgcgctgctcgtgtggcacagcagatcctgaagcCAGGTACTGGGACGTGCtgcgtgtgtcactgctggggtgaaaaacagagccctggggagtgtcgatcccctcacctgctctgtgctcgtgcgctcttgcctgagcttttcctcctgggcaagagaaggggagggtgggcagcaatgggaatgcgcctcagagcaaaggccttctgcagttgccgggctgttctcccagctcggagcgctgcacgctcactgactgcagcttccaggaattGTCGTCCGTGCTTGTGGATTGGGAGCGCTGTCCTCCTCCACCATGccaaccttttctctttacagaggagCACGTGTACATAAGGGTAAAGAGATTCCTTCTGTCACACCGGTATTTGGACCTGAGGAAGGTAccaggttttc
This portion of the Vidua chalybeata isolate OUT-0048 chromosome 6, bVidCha1 merged haplotype, whole genome shotgun sequence genome encodes:
- the LOC128789729 gene encoding uncharacterized protein LOC128789729, whose product is MEPNGAEPSRAEPSRVERSRAEANGASGSELSRAELRRRGESSRLRTGSGGSPGYALGYLEHCSEEVPRDKPLCQVAAAKQGLKLKGRTHLFALVEVRRAPECGGNAGERESIGAEQPLEVPEPSPPCPQGRSCPPPAADRSVLESGRRVPAGCRVLGGHRALTLARWAVRFLSHRFPGVLILTSPKPQASLPGPLPLPYLLDAVQNGIRQPSLRFTFSLTLCAARVAQQILKPEEHVYIRVKRFLLSHRYLDLRKVPGFLQLFYSFDFEYKTARVDPQISWGRAA